CCAAAACATTAATGCGTAACGCAGATACTGCGATGTATCAAAGTAAGCTTAACAATAAAAATACCTGGACGGTATTTAATAACGCTATGGCTGAAGTGGCTTCTAACCGTATTCGTATTAAGTCTGAATTACACCAGGCACTTAGGCGCAATGAATTATATCTTTGTTATCAACCCATAATTGACATTAAGAATAATACGTTGTTTGCTGCAGAGGCATTGCTGCGTTGGCAGAGTCCTACATTGGGCTCTGTTTTGCCCGATCAGATTATACCTATAGCCGAAGAGACGGGTTTGATTATAGATTTAGGTTATTGGGTACTCCAGAAAGTATGTCTTCAAGTTAAAGAATGGCAGGAAACAACCGACAACAATCTAAAAGTAGCAGTAAATATTTCTACATTGCAATTAAAACAAAAGGATTTTGTTAATCAGGTAAAATTGATTTTAGAAAAAACCTCTCTTTCTTCAGACTCATTGATTTTTGAAGTTACCGAGTCTGCTTTTATTGACGATTCACAATTTATTTTATCTCAATTAACCCAGCTCAATGCAATAGGCATTCATTGTTCTCTGGCTGATTTTGGTATGAGCTATTCATCGTTACACTCCTGGCGTACTTATCCTTTTAAGAGTTTGAAAATTGACCGTTTATTTATTCAGGGAGTCAACACGAATAATAATGACTTAAGCCTGGTAAATAGTATTATTGCCATGTCTCGAAATTTAAACATAACCGTTGTGGCTGAGGGCATAGAAACTGCAGAGCAATTAAAATTATTGCGATCGATGAAATGTGATATGGTGCAAGGATGGTATTTCTCAGCGGCATTAAGTAGTGACCAATTTTTATTATATTTAAAGCAAGAGTTAAAGCAGCTGTAAATGATACGTTTAACATATCTTATAACCCAGCAAGATACTCAGTTTCAGTTATTAGATTAAGCTAGTTACTACGCAACAGTTCAGTTTATAGTTATACTCGTAACTTTTTAATATGAGGATAACGGTAATGTACTCTCTAGATTGGCCACGAGTTTTTGGCAAACCGGAATCTTGCGCAACTTTTAAGTTGGTCCCGGAAGACTTTCAAGTCAATGAGTTTTTTAACGGGCAGTTCAGTGGCGAAGGGGAACATATTGTTCTCAAAATTGAAAAAAGAGGGTTAACTACAGAGGATGTCATCAAATCTTTAGCTCGATTGGTTAATAAGCCGGTAAAGTTAATCAGCTACGCCGGTTTGAAAGACCGTCAGGCACTCACTACGCAGTGGCTTAGTATCCATGCTCCTGGGGAGGAGATTGAAGGGGTAAATACGTTGGAGGGCTCGGGCTGGAAAGTGCTGGAATACACTCGTCATCATAAAAAACTAAGGCCAGGATTTTTAACGGGCAATCATTTTGTCATGAAGTTACGAGACGTTTCTAATGCAGATGAATTGGTAAAGCGTATAGAGCAAATTAAAGTAACAGGTGTTCCGAACTATTTTGGTGAGCAGCGTTTCGGTCGTGAAGGCGGCAACCTGATAAAAGCGGAAGAATTTTTGGTCCAGGGACGCAAAGTGAAGGACAGATTTTTAAAGGGTATGTATTGCTCCGCGGCCCGTTCATGGCTTTATAATTTGATTTTATCAAAACGAGTTAAAGAATTAACCTGGAACACTCCTCTTCCCGGAGATGTGATGCAACTTAAGGGATCGAATAGCATTTTTGCTATTGATGAGGTTGACAGTGAGCTAGTTCGTCGGATTAAAGAGAAGGATATTTCTCCAGCAACTCCTTTGCCTGGCAAGAGAAAGAATATGGTAAAAAAGACTGCACTACAACTTATTGACTCTGTTTATGCTGATTGGCAACCATGGTTGACTGGCCTGGAAAAACAAGGGTTGGAAGAAGCATGGCGTGCCAATGTCCTCCATATAGAACAGTTAGACTATAAGCTTAAGGATAACATAGCAGAGTTATCCTTTACTCTGCCTGCAGGTTCTTATGCTACTGCAGTATTGCGCGAATTGGTTCTTTATTAAACTTCGCATTAATATAAATTTAACAACACCTGACTATAAGATGCCCAGGTTAAGTACACTGGATGTAACGCAGTCTATAATAAAACATAGGCATTTATTTTTTTATCAAGGGTTTTATTATGGCAAATGACAGTGAGCGTATTGAAGAGGAAGTGGGAAGACTCGGGTTACAAACTCCTTCAACAGTTGACGCCCTGTTGAAAACGAAAGTTGGTGCATCTATTGTGGCTCAACTTATTGAAGCTATAGTGAAAAAAATGGTAGAACTACAAAATTTCACTCAAGAAATGACAAAGAAAGCAGCAGAAAGCTCTTTTTTAAGAGGTCTGCGGGAAGAAGAAGAGGACAAAGAAGCGGATACAAAGAAAGAAATGTTTAATCTGCAACCGATAACACCATTATCCCCCCCTATGAAGCCTAAGGACATGGAGACTACCATTGGAGCGCAAATCCAGGATTTAAATGAAGAGTTAGATGATGTGAATGATGAGATTGAACAAAAGACGAAGCTTTATGACGATTATGATAAAAACATAAAAGAGGTCGATAAATTTGTTAAAACGGTTGATCTCAACGATAAAACCAAGGCCTTAGCCTCAATAGAGAGTGAACTTTCGCGACTTGAAGGCAGCGAGGAAGAGAGAGGGAAAGAAGCTGCTGCAATAGATAAATTGATAAATGACGGGCAAATTGATGAGGCAAAAAAAAGGGTCAATGTTTTAAATGCCAAAAATATACAGATAGGCACATTAAAAGACATGCTGTCAGTCGTCAAGGGTGCTAAGGTGATGTACAACAAGAATGGGGAGGAGGTCAAATCATTTGACAAAGCTGATTTTGTTGTACCTAAAGATAAAAAAATAGTTAAAGAAGGAGATGAATATTTCCTCTTGGATAAAAATGATGAGTTATCCGCTACGAATAGAGATGAGGCAAAAGCAGCTTTTGAACGAGAGGAACCAGAAATGTCCAGTGTTAAAAATCTTATTAACACTAACAGGGATTCCGAAATGACTGAATTGAATCAAGAGCTGGAGCGCATTAGTGCAAAGATAAAAGATTTGCAGTCTTCTTCTGTTCAATCACCATCAACGCTCTCTCAGATGCCAGATAATCCGGGGCAATCTCGTTTGGAAGAAGAAACATTTTCCAGTTTAGCCCCCTTGACTCAAGAGTCTTCAGAAGAGGATGAGGATTTAGATCTATCAGATATAGATAATCCTCATCTTTAAGGAAGTAACATACGGCACATAATTAATCACTTAAATTTTTAGCATGGAAACGCAAATGATCTTCAATAAAAGTGGCAACAAAATAGTAACTATGATCATATTTCTCATGCATACGCAGATTTAAGGGGACATTCACTTGCATGCAAGCTGCTTCAAATAAATCAGGCTTTAATTGAGCCACTAGATATGGGTCAACATTGCCTTGATCAATAAGGATTTCTCCATGCGGCCATGGATGATCCATCATCAAGCGGCACGCATCGTATTGTTGCCAGGTTCGCTTATTTTCACCCAAATAATTTTGAAAGGCAGTTTTTCCCCAGGATACTTGAGTCGGTGCGCACATGGGAGCAAAGGCAGAAAGGCTGCGAAATAGTTGGTGATTTCTCAGACCAATAGTTAAAGCACCATGCCCCCCCATTGAATGGCCAAATATACCACAACGTTTCCTATCTACTGGGAAATTTTCAGTAATGATACGAGGCAATTCACTGCTTATATAAGAATACATGCGATAATGGTCGACCCAGGGCATTACAGTAGCATCGACATAAAAACTTGCAGCTTCACCAAGGGCCTCTTCCTCTATTGCCCCAATCCGCGTTAAGCCGCGAGGACTGGTATCGGGAGCAACAATGGCAATACCAAGCTCTGCAGCGATGCGTTGTGCCCCTGCTTTAGAAATAAAGTTTTGCTCAGAACACGTTAATCCCGATAGCCAATAGAGGGCGGGCACCCTCCTTTGTTGAGCAGCTGGAGGAAGATAGATCGCAAAACGCATGTCGCTTTGAGTTTCATCAGACCAATGAGTGTAAACACTTTGTATGCCATCAAAGCATTGATGGGCTTCGATTAATTGATAGGTCATAGTCGCTCCGTGTTCATCAATCCTATAGGAATTTTTTTAAAAGGTAAGTACTGTGCGAATCGATTCGCCACGATGCATTAGCTCAAAGGCATCATTTATTCTTTCTATTGGCATTACATGGGTAATTAGGTCGTTGATATTAATACGTTCTTCCATATACCAATCTACAATTTTAGGTACATCACTTCGTCCTCGTGCACCACCAAATGCCGACCCTTGCCAAACACGCCCGGTAACTAATTGAAAGGGGCGGGTTGCGATTTCATGGCCGGCCGGGGCAACCCCAACGATGGTCGATACACCCCATCCTTTATGACACGCTTCTAAAGCTTGGCGCATAAGTTGCACATTTCCAACACATTCAAAAGTGTAATCTGCTCCACCTTGAGTAAGTTCAATCAAATGAGCAACTAAATCACCATGTATCTCTTCAGGATTAACAAAATCGGTCATACCCATTTTGATGGCGAGCTCTTCACGAGCGGGATTAATGTCAACGCCAATAATCTGGGCTGCATTAACCATGCGTGCACCTTGAATCACATTGAGTCCAACTCCCCCTAAGCCAAAAACAATCACTCGACTGCCAGTTTCGACTTTAGCTGTAAAAAGAACAGCGCCAATTCCTGTGGTTACCCCGCAACCGATATAACATACTTTATCAAAGGGGGCATCACTACGGATTTTTGCCAAAGCAATTTCTGGTAATACAGTATAATTGGCAAAAGTTGATGTACCCATATAGTGATGAATGTTATGTCCATTGAAGTGGAACCGGGAGGTTCCATCAGGCATTAAGCCTCGACCTTGGGTAGAGCGTATTGCCTGACACAGATTGGTTTTGCGCGACAAACAGTATTCACAATGATAACATTCAGGAGTATATAATGGGATGACGTGGTCCCCAAATTTTAAACTGTGGACACCTTTTCCTACTTCAACCACTATCCCTGCCCCTTCATGACCAAGAATTGCTGGAAAAAGCCCCTCAGGGTCTTTTCCAGAAAGAGTATAGGCGTCTGTGTGACAGACACCGGTCGCCTTGATTTCGACCAAGACTTCGCCCTCACGAGGTCCATCCAAATCGACAGCTTCTATAACCAGTGGTTTGCCCACTTCAAAAGCCACCGCTGCTTTTACTTGCATAAACATATCCCTTGTCTGATGCGGTTTTAATAGTTCATATCATAATCTGGCAGTAGTTAAACCACAACAAGATTCCATTGTTGAATTAATGCTATCAACAACTGTAGCTGCTGCGCGGGTAACGACATGAAGCGGATTAAACACCAGTGCCATTACAGCGGAAAATAAAGCAATGACTCCCATACCTACAGAGACCACAGTTTCAGCTGCAGCAAGTTTGAATGCATTACAGGTTGCACGCCTTAAATCAGAGTTTGGTGCTACTAAGGCAAGGACCAAGGCACAAGGAGCTAATACAACAGAAATCGCTAAATTAAGAATGGTTTTAATTAAAAAACCCAACGTATTAAAAGCAAGCCAGAGTGGCTTTTCAATCGGGCGAATAGCTAAAGTAGCCATATCGCTTATGGATTTTATCGGGTGAAAATAACTTTCTTGCGGAACGGGAACCGCATCAGCGAAGCGTGTTCGCAAGGGATGATATCCATTCCATGTGCTATTTATATTTGAAAAAAAACCAGGCATTTGTCGCTCCACTATTTAAATTTTGGGCATAGTAAGAAAAAGGCAACGGTTTGTAAATAATATTATTTATTATTAATGGGCATAGTGATAAATTCGGACAAGATGTTAACTGATATGTCGTTACTCTGGTAGTGCAGAGTCTGCATGAGCATTTACCTGGATATCACCGATTCATTCAACAAGGATCAATTTTGAGCGCGCAGCTCCCTGATAAAGTTAGTTGCTAACCGTAATCCTTCAGATAATTTGGTATGAATTTCCGGTCGCATATTCTGGTCCTGGGCTTCGAGTTCATTGTGGAAATCAAGAGCCAGCTCCTCAAGCAGACGAATTTTTTCTTCCTTACCAATGTTTCTATGATAAATTTCTAATGCTTCAGCATCCTTGTTCATATTCAACACCCTGGATTTATGTTATTAGTTAAATTATATATCAAATTGGTGTTTTGTGCTTTTGATTAATATTTAACGTATCTGTAGCAAATAACTCGAGAGGGTTACTCCAGTTACAGATACGCAAAGGAGCACTAATTCTTCAATTGCAATCCTTTGATGTAACTGTAAAATCGTATACATGGGCTCTTTTTTGGTCAATTATATGATAAGAAATAGCTATCTCTTTTAAGACATACTCTTTTAACGCAACATTATTGCACACAAGATGAATCAATCTGGGTTTAATGAGAAAAGAAAAAACATTGATGCTGATTGAGGATTTATCTTTATTTATCAGGCGATAAACATAAGTGACTCGGTTGTTATCAAAAGAAATTGCTTCTATTTCAGTCTTATCGTCTACCTTAACAGGCAGGCTTTTATTAATCAGATTAACTTCCTGGGTGATCTTGTATGTTACATCATTACGATGCATTAACTGTTTGATTATATGAAAAACACCTGCCAGAAGAAATAAAGTTCCTAAAATCACAGCAAGCTTGGCCAGAATAGGCCAGAGTCTGTTTTTACTGTATTGATTACTGCTATTCCAAATTGCAATAAAGATAAAGGGAAAGTAGAGGAAAGGGAAGATTAAATACAGATACAAAAACCATTTTATATGGGGAATTAAGGAAATCTTTAAATAATATTTATCAAAGAGCACTCCTGCCATCCCATAAATTAAGGCTGGAAGAACCCCAAACAACCAATAGGTAAAAACCAATGGAATAGTACCTTTCAGTAACTTTAATCTCATGCAGCCATCCCTTTATCCAGTTAATAAAGAGTAACATACCCTCAAAAATGATCCTAAATGAAATAGTGGTTTTCAGCGCAATAAAATTGATGTTAAACCTAAGGCGCTTACAAACAGAGAGAATATAAAAAGCATTCGTAGCAATACATAAAGTCGCGCTTTTTTTACTCCATAGATAGCCATGATTTTTAAATTATTTAATGTATTCTGTGAATTACTCCAGGCCAACTTTCGATCAGTCCTGATAAGTCGGCCATTGGTTTTAAACAGAAATAATTCCTCGTCTTGAAAAAAATTGTTGCCATAATCCACGAGTAGCTGCTCCCCCTTAAAAATTTTTTTAGTTGCTGAGTACACGATCATTTCCAGCCCGTTTAAATAATGACTGCTCGAATTTATATTTGCTTCAATAAAAGTTGATTGAGCAGAAGTGTTGTGTTTTGGCGCATGATTAATAAATCGAGTTATATTGCCATATTGGCTCGCATCGATCTTCATCATGAAACAATCTTGCGCCTGTATAAATGAGAACCTGGTTTCGGGTAAAGAATGGGTTTTTATACCAGTATAAAATGAAATAATCTCCCCTTTCTCAATAGTCCCTTTACTAAACACGCCAAAGCCAATTTCAGGATTAATATAACGTAGTTCATAGCGACTGAAATCGTGGGGTGTTTTTAATAGGGTAATAAGTTTTTTATCAGTCGTATATAACGCATCACCATCGATCGATAATGGCAAATCTTTAATCGTAAACTGGCTGTCAACAATGATGGCCTCAGAAAATACAAATTTAAATTGAGACAGATGACTGATGAGTGCTTCTAATTGGTGAATAGAAATTGTTTCTTGAGCGAATTGGCGTCTGTTAATTGAAAAAGGGATGTCTTTAGCTGATGGCGATATTTGAAAAAGAGGGGATGGGTTTATTCTGAAAATACAATCATGTGGTTTTTCTGCTTTGATCAGCCTTGAGTAAACAAATATTCCTGAGTAGAGAAGTTCCTCAATGGTACTGTACTCATAGTGAAACATTTGATTTTTGATGGGGGTATAGGGTTCATGGATCAGAGGATGAATAAAATCTGCATCATTAATTAGTTGCTCAAGAGCAATTTCTCTGTTGTTGGTGAACCGACAAAGACCCGTATCGATATTGATAGTAACCTTGCGATTTTGAGAGCATGGGTTTTTATTTGAAAGAGTGATATTAACCAATTTTCCTCTCCTCTTTTATGGTCGTTTCGCAAAAAGTCATAGCGATTTTCTTATGTGTCGCGCTGCTTTTTTATTTAAGTAAACTTTGTTTCTTAAGCTTGAATGAACATCACTCAAGCCCGATTTCTGCAGCAAAAACCAAACCAAGTTTGGCTAACAACCGTTGTGAGTCAAGTAGGCTATGAGACGGGTTATGGTAGTAAGAATCTAAATTAAGAAATTTACCA
The sequence above is drawn from the Legionella antarctica genome and encodes:
- a CDS encoding S-(hydroxymethyl)glutathione dehydrogenase/class III alcohol dehydrogenase, which produces MQVKAAVAFEVGKPLVIEAVDLDGPREGEVLVEIKATGVCHTDAYTLSGKDPEGLFPAILGHEGAGIVVEVGKGVHSLKFGDHVIPLYTPECYHCEYCLSRKTNLCQAIRSTQGRGLMPDGTSRFHFNGHNIHHYMGTSTFANYTVLPEIALAKIRSDAPFDKVCYIGCGVTTGIGAVLFTAKVETGSRVIVFGLGGVGLNVIQGARMVNAAQIIGVDINPAREELAIKMGMTDFVNPEEIHGDLVAHLIELTQGGADYTFECVGNVQLMRQALEACHKGWGVSTIVGVAPAGHEIATRPFQLVTGRVWQGSAFGGARGRSDVPKIVDWYMEERININDLITHVMPIERINDAFELMHRGESIRTVLTF
- the truD gene encoding tRNA pseudouridine(13) synthase TruD yields the protein MYSLDWPRVFGKPESCATFKLVPEDFQVNEFFNGQFSGEGEHIVLKIEKRGLTTEDVIKSLARLVNKPVKLISYAGLKDRQALTTQWLSIHAPGEEIEGVNTLEGSGWKVLEYTRHHKKLRPGFLTGNHFVMKLRDVSNADELVKRIEQIKVTGVPNYFGEQRFGREGGNLIKAEEFLVQGRKVKDRFLKGMYCSAARSWLYNLILSKRVKELTWNTPLPGDVMQLKGSNSIFAIDEVDSELVRRIKEKDISPATPLPGKRKNMVKKTALQLIDSVYADWQPWLTGLEKQGLEEAWRANVLHIEQLDYKLKDNIAELSFTLPAGSYATAVLRELVLY
- a CDS encoding SET domain-containing protein-lysine N-methyltransferase, whose amino-acid sequence is MVNITLSNKNPCSQNRKVTINIDTGLCRFTNNREIALEQLINDADFIHPLIHEPYTPIKNQMFHYEYSTIEELLYSGIFVYSRLIKAEKPHDCIFRINPSPLFQISPSAKDIPFSINRRQFAQETISIHQLEALISHLSQFKFVFSEAIIVDSQFTIKDLPLSIDGDALYTTDKKLITLLKTPHDFSRYELRYINPEIGFGVFSKGTIEKGEIISFYTGIKTHSLPETRFSFIQAQDCFMMKIDASQYGNITRFINHAPKHNTSAQSTFIEANINSSSHYLNGLEMIVYSATKKIFKGEQLLVDYGNNFFQDEELFLFKTNGRLIRTDRKLAWSNSQNTLNNLKIMAIYGVKKARLYVLLRMLFIFSLFVSALGLTSILLR
- a CDS encoding putative bifunctional diguanylate cyclase/phosphodiesterase, with product MDLDNFKHINDSLGHAVGDLLLKALSERYLSIIRQSDTIARLGGDEFMMILENLNHVGDAELVAKKCLEVCLRPFVIESQELQVSSSIGIAVFPEHGNDAKTLMRNADTAMYQSKLNNKNTWTVFNNAMAEVASNRIRIKSELHQALRRNELYLCYQPIIDIKNNTLFAAEALLRWQSPTLGSVLPDQIIPIAEETGLIIDLGYWVLQKVCLQVKEWQETTDNNLKVAVNISTLQLKQKDFVNQVKLILEKTSLSSDSLIFEVTESAFIDDSQFILSQLTQLNAIGIHCSLADFGMSYSSLHSWRTYPFKSLKIDRLFIQGVNTNNNDLSLVNSIIAMSRNLNITVVAEGIETAEQLKLLRSMKCDMVQGWYFSAALSSDQFLLYLKQELKQL
- the fghA gene encoding S-formylglutathione hydrolase, yielding MTYQLIEAHQCFDGIQSVYTHWSDETQSDMRFAIYLPPAAQQRRVPALYWLSGLTCSEQNFISKAGAQRIAAELGIAIVAPDTSPRGLTRIGAIEEEALGEAASFYVDATVMPWVDHYRMYSYISSELPRIITENFPVDRKRCGIFGHSMGGHGALTIGLRNHQLFRSLSAFAPMCAPTQVSWGKTAFQNYLGENKRTWQQYDACRLMMDHPWPHGEILIDQGNVDPYLVAQLKPDLFEAACMQVNVPLNLRMHEKYDHSYYFVATFIEDHLRFHAKNLSD